A region from the Halomonas piscis genome encodes:
- the rapA gene encoding RNA polymerase-associated protein RapA: MSDFSPGQRWISDGEAELGLGTVLNCDARSVTILFSESQETRTYNTRQAPLTRVAFGAGDRITAADGWQMTVDASRERQGLIIYQGTDANGEPCELPETKLADAMRFDQARDRVLTGQVDRNDWFDLRFRTLHHYQRTEKHPALGFAGPRIDLIPHQLYIADEVARRHAPRVLLADEVGLGKTIEAGLILHRLLLTGRAERALILVPDSLTHQWLVELLRRFALDVTLLDESQSSALEEGMGEGNPFDSGQLILASQDWLFANPARQRQALAARFDLLIVDEAHHLDWSEEASGPGYQCVESLAADIDALLLLTATPEQMGVASHFARLRLLDPERYHDLERFREEERHYAEVAAAIDALDSVAESDDAKARVEVVIDDHESRALLAVLANPEAGAEQQDSARARLREALLDRHGTGRVMFRNSRRHVGGFPERRLHTATLALPSAYRRVLRRLARDEDYLDELLIETGLDHPDVLIYPDAMYRALESDPLNAEDWWHIDPRVSWLLERLSDDGEDGFAGEKVLVIAHHRETAEGLAEALRVLGGYHAPVFHEDLSLLERDRAAAAFADEEDGCQVLVCSEIGSEGRNFQFCRHLVMFDMPQHPDQLEQRIGRLDRIGQRHAIELHVPLFEDSPGARLMRWYDEGMDAFSAPHGVGSELFETFGDTLADALLDDEALDDIIGDTRAMFTAKLAERDAGRNRLLELNACRPERAERIIEAVRELDDDRALPRYVDRALDIFGVDSKDLGSGLMHLKPGPQMLDGLPGLAKGEDGFTATYRRDLALARDDVQQLSWEHPLLREMMGRIVDGTMGNTALALLGHAAIPGGRLMAELVFRTHCPAPGHLHLNRFLPPTAVRVLLDESGANLTDKISFTGLGKNLQKVNKALARDLIKNHHDKLRGLLTQGESEAERELPTIVEAAETRMREQLGGELARLRALAEHNPAVRDAELDALAAERAALSEAIEATRLRLDAVRVIITVDAEG, translated from the coding sequence ATGAGCGATTTCTCCCCCGGCCAGCGCTGGATCAGCGACGGCGAAGCCGAGCTCGGGCTTGGCACCGTACTCAACTGCGACGCCCGAAGCGTGACCATCCTGTTCAGCGAAAGCCAGGAAACCCGCACCTACAATACCCGCCAGGCACCGCTGACCCGGGTTGCCTTCGGCGCCGGCGATCGCATCACCGCCGCCGACGGCTGGCAGATGACCGTGGACGCCAGCCGCGAACGCCAGGGGCTGATCATCTATCAGGGCACAGACGCCAACGGCGAGCCCTGCGAACTGCCCGAAACCAAGCTCGCCGATGCCATGCGGTTCGATCAGGCCCGGGACCGGGTGCTCACCGGCCAAGTGGACCGCAACGACTGGTTCGACCTGCGCTTTCGCACCCTGCACCACTATCAGCGCACCGAAAAGCACCCGGCGCTGGGCTTTGCCGGCCCGCGCATCGATCTCATCCCCCACCAGCTTTACATCGCCGACGAAGTCGCCCGCCGCCACGCCCCGCGGGTGCTGCTGGCCGACGAGGTGGGGCTGGGCAAGACCATCGAAGCGGGGCTGATCCTGCACCGCCTGCTGCTCACCGGCCGCGCCGAACGCGCGCTGATCCTGGTGCCCGACAGCCTGACCCACCAGTGGCTGGTGGAGCTTCTGCGCCGCTTTGCCCTCGACGTCACCCTGCTCGACGAAAGCCAGAGCAGCGCCCTGGAAGAAGGCATGGGCGAGGGCAACCCTTTCGACAGCGGCCAGCTCATTCTCGCCAGCCAGGACTGGCTGTTCGCCAACCCGGCGCGCCAGCGCCAGGCGCTTGCCGCGCGTTTTGATCTGCTGATCGTCGACGAGGCCCACCACCTGGACTGGAGCGAGGAGGCCAGCGGCCCGGGCTATCAGTGCGTGGAGTCGCTCGCTGCCGACATCGACGCGCTTTTGCTGCTCACCGCCACGCCGGAGCAGATGGGGGTTGCCAGCCACTTTGCCCGGCTGCGTCTGCTCGACCCCGAGCGCTATCACGACCTGGAGCGCTTCCGGGAAGAGGAACGCCACTACGCCGAGGTGGCCGCCGCCATCGACGCGCTGGACAGCGTCGCCGAAAGCGACGACGCCAAAGCGCGAGTCGAAGTGGTGATCGACGATCACGAAAGCCGTGCGCTGCTGGCCGTGCTTGCCAACCCCGAAGCCGGCGCCGAGCAGCAGGACAGCGCCCGGGCGCGGCTGCGCGAGGCGCTGTTGGACCGCCACGGCACCGGCCGGGTGATGTTTCGCAACAGCCGGCGCCACGTCGGCGGCTTTCCCGAGCGCCGCCTGCACACCGCCACCCTGGCGCTGCCGTCGGCCTACCGCCGGGTGCTGCGCCGCCTCGCCCGGGACGAGGACTACCTCGACGAGCTGCTGATCGAAACCGGGCTTGATCACCCGGACGTGCTGATCTACCCCGACGCCATGTATCGGGCGCTCGAAAGCGACCCGCTCAACGCCGAGGACTGGTGGCACATCGACCCGCGGGTCAGCTGGCTTTTGGAGCGTCTGAGCGACGACGGCGAAGACGGCTTTGCCGGCGAGAAAGTGCTGGTCATCGCCCATCACCGGGAAACCGCCGAGGGCCTGGCCGAAGCGCTGCGCGTGCTGGGCGGCTACCACGCCCCGGTATTTCACGAGGACCTTTCGCTGCTCGAACGCGACCGCGCCGCGGCGGCCTTCGCCGACGAGGAAGACGGCTGCCAGGTGCTGGTGTGCTCGGAAATCGGCTCCGAAGGGCGCAACTTCCAGTTCTGCCGCCACCTGGTGATGTTCGACATGCCCCAGCACCCGGATCAGCTGGAGCAGCGCATCGGCCGGCTCGACCGTATCGGCCAGCGCCACGCCATCGAGCTTCACGTGCCGCTGTTCGAGGACAGCCCCGGCGCGCGGCTGATGCGCTGGTACGACGAGGGCATGGACGCCTTCAGCGCCCCTCACGGCGTGGGCAGCGAGCTGTTCGAGACCTTCGGCGATACGCTGGCCGATGCCCTGCTGGACGACGAGGCCCTCGACGACATCATCGGTGACACCCGGGCCATGTTCACCGCCAAACTGGCCGAGCGCGACGCCGGGCGCAACCGCCTGCTGGAGCTCAACGCCTGCCGCCCGGAGCGCGCCGAGCGCATCATCGAGGCCGTACGCGAGCTCGACGACGACCGCGCCCTGCCGCGCTACGTGGACCGCGCGCTGGATATCTTCGGCGTCGACAGCAAGGACCTGGGCAGCGGCCTGATGCACCTCAAGCCCGGCCCCCAGATGCTCGACGGTCTGCCGGGGCTGGCCAAGGGCGAGGACGGCTTTACCGCCACCTACCGGCGCGACCTGGCGCTTGCCCGGGACGACGTCCAGCAGCTTTCCTGGGAGCACCCGCTGCTGCGCGAGATGATGGGCCGCATCGTCGACGGCACCATGGGCAACACCGCCCTGGCGCTGCTCGGCCACGCCGCCATCCCCGGCGGGCGGCTGATGGCCGAGCTGGTGTTTCGCACCCACTGCCCGGCGCCCGGGCACCTCCATCTGAATCGTTTTCTGCCGCCCACGGCGGTGCGAGTGCTGCTCGACGAATCCGGCGCCAATCTTACCGACAAGATCTCCTTTACCGGCCTGGGTAAAAACCTGCAGAAGGTCAACAAGGCGCTGGCCCGGGATTTGATCAAGAACCACCACGACAAGCTGCGCGGCCTGCTGACACAGGGCGAAAGCGAAGCCGAACGCGAGCTTCCCACCATTGTGGAGGCCGCCGAGACCCGCATGCGCGAACAGCTGGGCGGCGAACTCGCTCGCCTCCGGGCGCTCGCGGAGCACAACCCCGCCGTGCGCGACGCCGAGCTTGACGCCCTGGCCGCCGAGCGCGCCGCGCTGAGCGAGGCCATCGAAGCCACCCGCCTGCGCCTGGACGCCGTGCGGGTGATCATCACCGTGGATGCCGAGGGCTAA
- a CDS encoding TlpA family protein disulfide reductase, whose amino-acid sequence MNAAALGPLLMPLPRLYALAAALALLAGGLGYALRHATSNGRWQGPLRAALLILSAGGLGLTLAPLLLPATLSGPARLPDITLEDLDGNAVALAELPRIAGHKRNTPILVHLWATDCPPCRRDMARLAELSGHGDVRVASVNQGEDLLPAVRYLDNPEPGSPALAFAIALRDPQQRLMAAVGATRLPLTLLLDARGEVVKRHLGELDRATLAAWLGR is encoded by the coding sequence ATGAACGCCGCTGCCCTGGGACCACTGCTGATGCCGTTGCCGCGCCTCTACGCGCTTGCTGCCGCCCTGGCGCTGCTGGCAGGCGGGCTGGGCTATGCGCTGAGACACGCGACGAGTAACGGTCGGTGGCAGGGGCCTTTGCGCGCGGCACTGCTGATACTGAGCGCCGGCGGGCTGGGCCTGACGCTTGCCCCCCTGCTGCTGCCCGCCACCCTTTCCGGCCCGGCGAGGCTACCCGATATCACCCTGGAAGACCTCGACGGCAACGCCGTAGCGCTTGCCGAACTGCCTCGGATCGCCGGCCACAAGCGCAACACGCCGATCCTCGTCCACCTCTGGGCCACTGACTGTCCGCCCTGCCGCCGGGACATGGCGCGGCTGGCCGAGCTCAGCGGGCATGGCGACGTGCGCGTAGCCAGCGTCAACCAGGGAGAAGACCTGCTTCCCGCCGTGCGCTATCTGGACAACCCGGAACCTGGCTCTCCGGCGCTTGCCTTCGCTATCGCCCTGCGCGACCCCCAGCAGCGGCTGATGGCCGCCGTTGGCGCCACGCGGCTGCCGCTGACTCTGCTGCTCGACGCCCGCGGCGAGGTGGTCAAACGCCACCTCGGCGAGCTCGACCGGGCCACTCTGGCCGCCTGGCTCGGCCGCTGA
- a CDS encoding RRXRR domain-containing protein, producing MAVFVLDKQKRPLMPCSEKRARLLRERGRAVVHKRYPFTIRLKDRVEGDTQPLRLGIDPGSKTTGLALVREDAEDRHLLCLIELVHRGFQIRKALEQRRAFRRRQNLRYRAPRFNNVVPRAHGGSHRVSNLTLACHACNQGKGNGTLDTFFTTDKGLKKRLKANNLSADARQERVQRELKRPLRDASAVNATRWVLFGALKATGLPVTAGSGGRTKYNRQRLGIPKTHALDAACVGPMDALHHWQVPTLTIKATGRGSYQRTRLTRHGFPRGYLMRQKQVHGFQTGDMVKAIVPTGKKAGIHTGRVAVRKTGRFNIQTEQGAVQGISHKHCLLIQRGDGYGYRLTSSIQPKGGAGQTVA from the coding sequence ATGGCGGTTTTCGTATTGGACAAACAGAAACGGCCCCTGATGCCGTGCAGCGAGAAGCGCGCCCGGTTGTTGCGGGAACGCGGTCGCGCTGTGGTGCATAAGCGCTATCCGTTCACGATCCGGCTCAAGGATCGGGTGGAGGGTGACACCCAGCCGCTGCGACTCGGCATCGACCCCGGCAGCAAGACCACCGGGCTGGCGTTAGTGCGCGAGGATGCCGAGGATCGTCACCTGCTGTGCCTGATCGAGCTTGTCCATCGTGGCTTTCAGATTCGCAAGGCGCTGGAGCAGCGCCGAGCCTTTCGTCGCCGTCAGAACCTGCGCTACCGGGCGCCACGCTTCAACAATGTGGTACCTCGTGCTCACGGTGGCTCGCACCGCGTCAGTAACCTGACGCTGGCCTGCCACGCCTGCAACCAGGGCAAGGGCAACGGCACGCTGGACACTTTCTTCACCACCGACAAGGGGCTCAAGAAGCGACTCAAGGCTAACAACCTGTCGGCGGATGCTCGACAGGAGCGCGTGCAACGTGAGCTCAAGCGCCCGTTGCGGGATGCCAGCGCCGTCAACGCGACCCGTTGGGTGCTGTTCGGTGCTCTCAAGGCCACCGGTCTGCCGGTGACAGCAGGTAGCGGCGGGCGCACCAAGTACAACCGCCAGCGCCTCGGCATTCCCAAGACCCATGCCCTCGACGCCGCCTGCGTCGGCCCAATGGACGCCCTGCACCATTGGCAGGTGCCGACGCTGACGATCAAGGCCACCGGACGCGGCAGCTATCAACGCACCCGATTGACCCGGCACGGTTTCCCGCGTGGCTATCTGATGCGGCAGAAGCAGGTACACGGTTTTCAGACCGGCGACATGGTGAAAGCCATCGTGCCCACCGGCAAGAAGGCCGGCATCCATACGGGCCGTGTCGCTGTGCGTAAAACCGGCCGCTTCAACATTCAGACCGAGCAGGGGGCGGTGCAAGGCATCTCGCACAAGCACTGCTTGCTGATCCAACGCGGTGATGGCTACGGCTACCGCCTCACCTCATCCATTCAACCAAAGGGAGGAGCGGGGCAGACGGTGGCGTAA
- the typA gene encoding translational GTPase TypA, with translation MIENLRNIAIIAHVDHGKTTLVDKLLSQSGTLDRKAAGQDRVMDSSDQEKERGITILAKNTAIQWQSEDGTDYHINIVDTPGHADFGGEVERVMSMVDSVLLLVDAVDGPMPQTRFVTQKAFDQGLKPIVVVNKIDRPGARPDWVIDQIFDLFDNLGASEEQLDFPIIYCSALDGVAGPEPEELTDDMTPMFHAIVDIVEPPKVEVDGPFQMQISALDYSSYVGVIGLGRIVRGSVKPNQQITVISKEGQERRGKIGQVMTHMGLERVQTDEATAGDIICITGIDNLAISDTLCDPASAEALPALTVDEPTVSMTFQVNDSPFAGKDGKYITSRNIKDRLEQELIHNVALRVEEGETPEKFTVSGRGELHLSVLLEAMRREGFEIAVGRPEVIIREIDGEQQEPYEEVIIDCEEQHQGAIMEELGYRKGEMTNMHPDGKGRVRVDFIIPARGLIGFRGQFMTLTSGTGILTSRFDHYGPLRPDAAIERRNGVLVSMTTGKALAYALYALQDRGKLIVEHGTEVYEGMLVGINNRADDMTVNPTKAKKLDNMRSSGADESLDLVPPVRFTLEQAIEFLDDDELVEITPNHLRLRKKHLTENERKRANKGK, from the coding sequence GTGATCGAGAATCTTCGCAACATCGCCATCATCGCCCATGTCGACCACGGCAAGACTACCCTGGTCGACAAGCTCCTGAGCCAGTCCGGCACGCTGGACCGCAAGGCCGCAGGCCAGGATCGGGTGATGGACTCCAGCGACCAGGAAAAAGAGCGCGGCATCACCATTCTGGCCAAGAACACCGCCATCCAGTGGCAGAGTGAAGACGGCACCGACTACCACATCAACATCGTCGACACTCCCGGCCACGCCGACTTCGGCGGCGAGGTCGAGCGCGTCATGTCCATGGTGGATTCGGTACTGCTGCTGGTGGACGCCGTGGACGGCCCCATGCCGCAGACCCGCTTTGTCACCCAGAAGGCGTTTGACCAGGGGCTCAAGCCCATTGTGGTCGTCAACAAGATCGACCGCCCCGGGGCGCGCCCGGACTGGGTCATCGACCAGATATTCGATCTGTTCGACAACCTCGGCGCCAGCGAAGAGCAGCTCGACTTCCCCATTATCTACTGCTCGGCGCTAGACGGCGTCGCCGGCCCGGAGCCGGAAGAGCTGACCGACGACATGACGCCGATGTTCCATGCCATCGTGGATATCGTCGAGCCGCCCAAGGTGGAAGTTGACGGCCCCTTCCAGATGCAGATCTCGGCGCTGGACTACTCGAGCTACGTCGGCGTCATCGGCCTTGGCCGCATCGTGCGCGGCAGCGTCAAGCCCAACCAGCAGATCACCGTGATCAGCAAGGAAGGCCAGGAGCGCCGGGGCAAGATCGGCCAGGTCATGACCCACATGGGCCTTGAGCGGGTGCAGACCGACGAGGCCACCGCCGGCGACATCATCTGCATCACCGGCATCGACAACCTCGCCATCTCCGATACCCTGTGCGACCCGGCCTCCGCCGAGGCGCTGCCCGCGCTGACCGTTGACGAACCCACGGTGTCGATGACCTTTCAGGTCAACGATTCGCCGTTTGCCGGCAAGGACGGCAAGTACATCACCAGCCGCAACATCAAGGACCGCCTGGAGCAGGAGCTGATCCACAACGTGGCGCTGCGCGTGGAAGAAGGCGAGACCCCGGAGAAGTTCACTGTCTCCGGCCGCGGCGAACTGCACCTCTCGGTGCTGCTCGAAGCCATGCGTCGGGAAGGCTTCGAGATCGCCGTGGGCCGCCCCGAAGTCATCATCCGCGAGATCGACGGCGAGCAGCAGGAGCCCTACGAGGAAGTCATCATCGACTGCGAAGAGCAGCACCAGGGCGCCATCATGGAGGAGCTTGGCTATCGCAAGGGCGAGATGACCAACATGCACCCCGACGGCAAGGGCCGCGTGCGGGTGGATTTCATTATCCCCGCCCGTGGGCTCATCGGCTTTCGTGGCCAGTTCATGACGCTGACGTCGGGCACCGGCATCCTCACCAGCCGCTTTGACCACTATGGCCCGCTGCGCCCCGACGCCGCCATCGAGCGGCGCAACGGCGTGCTGGTCTCCATGACCACCGGCAAGGCGCTGGCCTACGCGCTCTATGCCCTGCAGGACCGCGGCAAGCTCATCGTCGAGCACGGCACCGAGGTTTACGAAGGCATGCTGGTCGGCATCAACAACCGCGCCGACGACATGACCGTCAACCCCACCAAGGCCAAGAAGCTCGACAACATGCGCTCCTCCGGCGCCGACGAAAGCCTTGATCTGGTGCCGCCGGTGCGCTTCACCCTGGAGCAGGCCATCGAGTTCCTCGACGACGACGAGCTGGTGGAGATCACCCCCAACCACCTGCGTCTGCGCAAGAAACACCTCACCGAGAACGAGCGCAAGCGCGCCAACAAGGGCAAGTAG
- a CDS encoding biotin--[acetyl-CoA-carboxylase] ligase, whose amino-acid sequence MTIGNLMRLLSDGEIHSGEQLGEALGISRAAVWKQLKKLETAGVEVSAVKGRGYQLAQPLTPLDGARIVSHLPAEARRRLARLLVEDTLPSSNDYLRQRFSQGAGHGEVCLVEQQSAGRGRRGRAWLTPWGQSLMLSIGWRFDSGVAALEGLSLAIGVVVSRVLERYGARPQLKWPNDILLATPEGALAKLAGILVEVTGDAAGPCEVVLGVGMNLFLPESARDAIGQPVAVLADACPGVDRNALAAEVVAGLLEMLDTFETEGFAAWQAEWNRRHAYAGHSVDVLVGNDQSIAVAGEVDSNGNLWVSENGTERPLAGGEISVRGRP is encoded by the coding sequence ATGACCATCGGCAATCTGATGCGTTTGTTGAGCGACGGCGAGATACATTCCGGCGAGCAGCTGGGTGAGGCGCTGGGGATTTCCCGGGCGGCCGTGTGGAAACAGCTGAAAAAGCTTGAGACTGCCGGCGTCGAGGTGAGCGCGGTCAAGGGGCGCGGGTATCAGCTGGCGCAGCCGCTGACGCCGCTGGACGGCGCGCGGATCGTTTCGCACCTGCCGGCCGAGGCCCGGCGCCGGCTGGCTCGGCTGCTGGTGGAGGACACGCTGCCGTCGAGCAACGACTATCTCCGTCAGCGCTTTTCCCAAGGGGCCGGCCACGGTGAGGTCTGCCTGGTGGAGCAGCAGTCCGCCGGCCGCGGCCGGCGCGGACGCGCCTGGCTGACCCCCTGGGGGCAGAGCCTGATGCTATCGATAGGCTGGCGCTTTGACAGCGGCGTGGCGGCGCTGGAGGGGCTCAGCCTGGCAATCGGCGTCGTCGTCTCCCGAGTGCTCGAGCGTTACGGCGCCCGGCCTCAGCTCAAGTGGCCCAACGATATCTTGCTGGCGACGCCCGAGGGCGCCCTGGCCAAGCTGGCCGGCATCCTGGTGGAGGTGACCGGCGACGCTGCCGGCCCCTGCGAGGTGGTGCTCGGCGTCGGCATGAACCTTTTCCTGCCCGAGTCCGCGCGTGACGCCATCGGCCAGCCGGTGGCGGTGCTTGCCGACGCCTGCCCCGGGGTCGATCGCAACGCTTTGGCCGCTGAGGTGGTGGCGGGGCTGCTGGAGATGCTGGATACCTTCGAGACAGAAGGCTTTGCCGCCTGGCAGGCGGAATGGAACCGGCGCCATGCCTATGCCGGCCACTCCGTCGACGTGCTGGTGGGCAACGACCAAAGCATCGCGGTGGCCGGCGAGGTCGACAGCAACGGCAACCTCTGGGTAAGCGAGAACGGCACGGAGCGACCTCTGGCCGGCGGGGAAATCAGCGTGCGCGGGCGGCCATGA
- a CDS encoding type III pantothenate kinase, translating to MILDLDIGNTLSKWRLKDTESSEIRSRGAVWTREEWRPGADIPDLDVVEAVRISSVARREVLNDTVALLRTRVPRVYVGCSTREALGVTNGYDEPWRLGVDRWLGALAGYQLAGGCCAVDCGSAITVDFVLPGGAHAGGYIVPGLRLMKESLRLGTRNVAIDPEGEEDTLLTPGRTTVDAVNHGIYVAAISAVQRIYSEVCDQHGVALPMLLTGGDARVVSRGVAVPHAVWPDMVYGGLEACFPLTLAERAGRMSGAPDVPASPALEKIRAGLAFSMLL from the coding sequence ATGATTCTCGATCTGGATATCGGCAACACGCTGTCCAAGTGGCGGCTGAAGGATACCGAAAGTAGCGAGATCCGCTCTCGCGGGGCGGTGTGGACCCGGGAAGAGTGGCGCCCGGGGGCGGACATCCCTGATCTCGACGTGGTGGAAGCGGTCCGCATCTCAAGCGTCGCCCGACGGGAGGTGCTGAACGACACCGTGGCGCTGCTGCGTACCCGGGTGCCCCGCGTTTATGTCGGGTGCTCCACTCGGGAGGCGCTGGGGGTAACCAACGGCTACGACGAGCCCTGGCGGCTGGGCGTGGATCGCTGGCTCGGCGCGCTTGCCGGCTACCAGCTGGCCGGCGGCTGCTGCGCGGTGGACTGCGGCAGCGCCATTACCGTGGACTTTGTGCTGCCCGGCGGCGCCCACGCCGGCGGCTATATCGTGCCCGGGCTGCGGCTGATGAAGGAGAGCCTGAGGCTTGGTACCCGCAACGTCGCCATTGACCCCGAGGGTGAAGAGGACACCCTGCTGACCCCGGGGCGCACCACCGTGGATGCGGTCAATCACGGTATTTATGTGGCGGCCATCAGCGCCGTGCAGCGTATTTACAGCGAAGTGTGCGACCAGCACGGCGTGGCGCTGCCGATGCTTCTCACCGGCGGCGATGCCCGGGTGGTGTCGCGCGGGGTGGCCGTGCCCCATGCGGTATGGCCGGACATGGTCTACGGCGGACTCGAGGCCTGCTTTCCGCTGACGCTGGCCGAGCGTGCCGGGCGGATGTCCGGGGCGCCTGACGTGCCGGCAAGTCCGGCGCTGGAAAAAATCCGCGCGGGCCTTGCATTCTCGATGCTGCTTTGA
- the secE gene encoding preprotein translocase subunit SecE, with the protein MKPNSVKHGAEAKSSRHDGLKWAAVVALLAVAVVANTYFAGIGLLYRVLGVVALCLLAGAVALTTTKGRSLVTLARESKKEIQRVVWPTRPETVQTTAIVLVAVMVVGLLLWLIDTLLSWAMSGVIG; encoded by the coding sequence ATGAAGCCTAATTCTGTAAAACATGGCGCCGAGGCGAAGTCATCGCGTCATGACGGGCTCAAATGGGCGGCGGTAGTCGCGCTGTTGGCAGTGGCGGTAGTGGCCAACACCTATTTTGCCGGTATCGGTCTTTTGTATCGCGTGCTGGGCGTCGTGGCCCTGTGCCTGCTTGCCGGCGCCGTTGCGCTGACCACGACCAAGGGGCGTAGCCTTGTCACTCTGGCGCGCGAGTCCAAGAAAGAAATACAGCGCGTTGTCTGGCCCACCCGGCCGGAAACCGTGCAGACAACCGCAATCGTGCTGGTCGCCGTCATGGTGGTTGGCCTGTTGCTGTGGTTAATTGACACGCTTCTCAGCTGGGCGATGTCCGGCGTGATCGGTTAG
- the nusG gene encoding transcription termination/antitermination protein NusG has product MSKRWYVVHAYSGFEKHVLRSLAERVKLYQVEDLFGEILVPTEEVVEMRDGKRRKSERKFYPGYVLVEMEMTDETWHLVNETPRVMGFIGGTKEKPAPITNAEAEAILRRVKDGTDKPRPKTMFEPGQSVRVIDGPFADFNGVVEEVNYEKSRLQVSVLIFGRATPVELEFAQVEKE; this is encoded by the coding sequence ATGTCCAAGCGTTGGTACGTCGTTCACGCATATTCCGGTTTTGAAAAGCATGTCCTGCGCTCGCTTGCCGAGCGCGTGAAGCTGTATCAGGTCGAGGATCTTTTTGGCGAGATCCTCGTGCCCACCGAAGAAGTCGTCGAAATGCGTGACGGCAAGCGCCGCAAGAGCGAGCGCAAGTTCTATCCCGGCTACGTGCTGGTCGAGATGGAAATGACCGACGAGACCTGGCATCTGGTCAACGAAACGCCCCGGGTCATGGGCTTTATCGGCGGCACCAAGGAGAAGCCCGCGCCGATCACCAACGCCGAGGCGGAAGCTATTCTGCGCCGGGTGAAAGACGGCACCGACAAGCCGCGGCCCAAGACCATGTTCGAGCCGGGCCAGTCCGTGCGCGTGATCGACGGTCCCTTCGCCGACTTCAACGGCGTGGTCGAAGAGGTCAACTACGAAAAGAGCCGCCTGCAGGTGAGCGTGCTGATATTTGGCCGGGCGACGCCCGTCGAGCTGGAGTTTGCCCAGGTCGAAAAAGAGTAG
- the rplK gene encoding 50S ribosomal protein L11, whose amino-acid sequence MAKKVQAYIKLQVAAGKANPSPPVGPALGQHGVNIMEFCKAFNAETQDIEPGLPTPVVITVYSDRSFTFVTKTPPAAVLLKKAAGVQTGSGEPNKAKVGSVTREQLEEIAQSKEPDLTAADLDAAVRTIAGSARSMGLNVEGL is encoded by the coding sequence ATGGCCAAGAAAGTACAGGCTTATATCAAACTGCAGGTCGCTGCAGGCAAAGCCAACCCGAGTCCGCCGGTTGGCCCCGCGCTGGGTCAGCACGGCGTCAATATCATGGAGTTCTGCAAGGCGTTCAACGCCGAGACCCAGGATATCGAGCCCGGTCTGCCCACGCCCGTGGTCATTACCGTGTACTCCGACCGCAGCTTCACGTTCGTCACCAAGACGCCGCCGGCTGCCGTGCTGCTGAAGAAAGCGGCAGGCGTGCAGACAGGCTCCGGCGAGCCGAACAAGGCCAAGGTCGGCAGCGTGACCCGCGAACAGCTCGAAGAGATTGCCCAGAGCAAGGAGCCGGATCTGACGGCTGCCGATCTCGACGCCGCCGTGCGTACCATCGCCGGTAGTGCCCGCAGCATGGGCCTCAACGTGGAGGGTCTGTAA
- the rplA gene encoding 50S ribosomal protein L1, translated as MAKLSKRAQQIREKVDSSKAYSVDEAVALLAELSTVNFKESVDVAVNLGVDPRKSDQVVRGATVMPNGTGKDVRVAVFTQGANEQAAKDAGADIVGMDDLAAQVKDGQLDFDVVIASPDAMRVVGQLGQILGPRGLMPNPKVGTVTPDVATAVKNAKAGQVRFRTDKNGIIHTTLGKVDFDADAIRGNLDALISDLKKLKPSTSKGIYFKKMTLSTTMGPGLTVDHTALV; from the coding sequence ATGGCGAAGCTAAGCAAGCGCGCGCAGCAGATTCGCGAAAAAGTCGATTCCAGCAAGGCCTATTCCGTTGACGAGGCAGTGGCGCTGCTCGCCGAGCTGTCCACCGTCAATTTCAAGGAGTCCGTGGACGTTGCCGTGAACCTCGGCGTTGACCCGCGCAAATCCGATCAGGTCGTGCGCGGCGCCACCGTCATGCCCAACGGCACCGGCAAGGACGTGCGCGTTGCCGTCTTTACCCAGGGCGCCAACGAGCAGGCGGCGAAGGACGCCGGTGCCGACATCGTCGGCATGGACGACCTGGCAGCCCAGGTCAAGGACGGCCAGCTCGACTTTGACGTGGTGATCGCCTCGCCGGACGCCATGCGCGTTGTCGGCCAGCTGGGTCAGATTCTTGGCCCGCGCGGCCTGATGCCCAACCCCAAGGTCGGCACGGTTACCCCGGACGTGGCCACGGCGGTCAAGAACGCCAAGGCCGGCCAGGTACGCTTTCGTACCGACAAGAACGGCATCATTCACACCACCCTTGGCAAGGTCGACTTTGACGCCGACGCGATCAGGGGCAACCTTGATGCCCTGATCTCGGATCTGAAAAAGCTCAAGCCGAGCACGTCCAAGGGTATCTATTTCAAGAAGATGACGCTGTCCACGACCATGGGCCCGGGTCTGACCGTCGACCACACGGCGCTGGTCTAA